The Methanosarcina barkeri MS DNA window GAAAACTCAAATGCTTCAAAAAGAAGCCCGGAAAAAGAGAAAATGTACATAACTAAATTTAGCTATGTGTTTTTATATATCTTCGGACTGCCAGAATTTCGATTTTTTGATGTACGTTTCAATCTTTTCAGCATCCCATACACCTTCCATTCGGGACAAATTAGAAGCACGATCAGCAAATTTTAAGACGACCCCACGTATAGAACGCAGATGAGGGAAATACCACCCTGTGTCATCTTCTTTTCTTTCATGTGTGACTTCAAGAATGAGGTCTGCGACATCTTTTCCAAATGTGGCAGCTAACCTTTCATATGTTGTGTCGGTGTATTCTAACGTGTCATGAAGTAGAGCAGCTGCCTGCAGTTCAAAGTCATTAGGGTAAAGTATTTTGACAATTTCATAAACCTGCCAGCAGTGGGCCATAAAATAGTCATTTCCTGCATCATCATATTGCTCAGCATGTGCTTTCGTGCCAAATTCGATTGCTTGCCTAATTGTCATGTTTATGTTGTTCATTCATATCACTTTTGCGCTATTAATTAAGGTAATTGGCTCATATATATACCTCTTATTCAATAATCAAACTATCAAAGATCAGAAAATCATCACAGACTCTAAATTAGTGTGAAAATTGAATAGTTTGAGAGTTTACATAGAAAGTTTATGTAAACGCTTAACAAAAATAAGTTTATAGAGTTTGTATATATTTTCCAAAATCACCCCAATTCAGTAAAACAGGATTTAAAAAGCATGGTTATGTTAGCTTTGGGAATATTTAAGCTTTCTAAACTTGCTTCTTGGTAAAGTACATAAGAGTAATTTAAATGAGAAGGAAGAAGAAATTTAGAATAGAGAGTTTGCTTTTAGCAATGCTTTTAGAAATATTACTTCTATGACTCAGTACCAAAATCCAGTGATAAATGTAAAATTCAAAATCAATAGATTTTGGAACAGAGCCTTCTACGAATCAGTATCAAAATCCAGTTAGGAACATAAAATAAAAAATCACTAGATTTTGTAATTGGTCCCAATCCTTGAAATACAATTTTTGGATTGAAGTCTTTAGATATCGAATATTGATATCGAATATTGATTTTGATGAAAACCTGATTCTTCTTGCTAATTCTTCTTGCTAATTCTTCTTGCTAATTCTTCTTGCTAATTCTTCTTGCTAATTCTTCTTGCTAATTCTTCTTGCTAATTCAGATTTTCAATCAAGAAATGCAAAAATTACTAGATTTTGGAACAGAGTCAAGTATATGCTTCCTTAATGATTTTTGTAAGCTCGTCTCTGTCAATTAAACCTATACTATTAGCTTTAGCCAATTCAATTGCAGAATTTGTAAAATAGTTATTCGTAACTACCAAACCTTCAGTACATTTGTATAAAGCTTTAGATGCTACAACTTCCTGTACTGCTTTATTTGAAACTTTACTTGAATACCGTTTAACTTGAACAGCAATTTTTATCATATCTTTTGATAAAATAAGATCTGCACCTTGATCGCCTGTTCTTTTGGTCCCCTTTACTGAATATCCTAAGTTTTCAAAAACAGCCTTCAAAAAGTTTTCAAAATCCTCACCTTCCATCACATCTATCTTAGTTAATGTTACATTTATATCTCTTGACCCGCTTATTTCGGGTCTCTTAAAGACTCTTAGGAAATACATTGATGAAAACACAATCATTATCGTGATACCACAAAAGATTTAAGAAATTATCTCTGTGAGGGTTTTATGGTAGAATCACCAATTTTTGAGATATTTGATGGATTGCCCAGACAGGGTCCGGGTAATAACAAGTGTACTGAAAAAGCCTTTAATTTGCTTTCTCCCCTTCCTGCAGGCACTAAGATCCTTGACATTGGTTGCGGTGTGGGTATGCAGACAATACATCTTGCGAAGATCTGCAACGACTGTCACATTACTGCAACTGACATTTACCAGCCTTTTCTGGATAAACTGATGGAAAATGCAGTTAAAGAAGGACTTGATGATAGGATTACCACGGTTTGTGCTTCCATGGATGACCTGCCTTTTGAAGCAGGAGAATTCGACATCATCTGGTCAGAGGGCTCTATCTTTGTCATTGGTTTTGAAAAAGGACTTAGCTACTGGAAACAGTTTCTGAAAGATGAGGGTTATATAGCACTAACAGAAAGCACATGGTTCACGGATGAACCTTCTTCGGAAGTGCTTCAATTCTGGCAGGACTGTTATCCTGATATCAAGAGCATACCTGACACTGAAAAAGTTATCATGGCAGCAGGATATGATCTCATTGACCGCTTTAAACTGCCAGCTTCTACCTGGTACGATTTTTACTCCAATCTGGAAAAAAGAGTTGATGACATCAGTGATAACTATAAAGGAAACACCGATGCAGAAACGATACTTAGTTTTAACAGAAAAGAGATAAAGATCTTCAGAGAACACCCAGATGAATATGGTTATACGTTCTTCATTTTACAGAAGAACACAAATAAATGACCTGTTACTGATGAACAATTAAATGATCCAGAAACTCAAAAAGAAATCAAAGCAGCAATCAAAGAAGAATAATATCTAATATCGTATATGTGGTGACTTGCTCATAACAAGCAGGTCACATCCGAATACAAACCGTTTTTAATTTGATTTTTTGCTCTACTACTCGTCCCCACTTGTGCGATTTGTCAACAGCATTTTTTCCCAGTCTGGCAAGTTCAATGATTGATTTTTTTCTCTGAGTTTATAAAAAATATTATTAATGAAAGGTCATAATTCTCTAATCTTGTTAGAAAGAAGCATTGAGAGTAAAGTTTTCCGCCAACACCTTCACCACACCTATTTCATAGTTCAGTTTTTTATCTTTCCTTATGTTAAGGTCTGGTATCAAATGGGTTCGTGGGTTTGAATATCATGCCTCGCACTAAGTTTTGGGGATATAGGTAACTTGAATTTTTTGTACGCTAGTGCAAGATTTATGCACAACCTCTTATTTTAGAAAGTTGCCTTAACAAATTCATAGTTCCCTTTTTTTAAAAAGTTGTCCTAGCCAAAAATCACCCTATTTCTATAGAGTCAGTTTAATAAAAAAATCAGATTTTTTGTACGCTGTTTTGTGAGATTTACACACAACAGTTTTTCAAAAGTTGCCCTACTCAAATTTAATTCTTTTTTATAATTTCTATCTGGATAAAAACAGTATAACTTTTTGTACTCTAGTGTAAGTTTACGCGTAACCTCTCTTCAAAATTTGCGGAAAATTGAAATTGATTAAATTTAATAAATAAAATAAGACAATTTTTTTAGATTAGTATCTAAATTAGGGGCATAAATAAATCTAAAATATACAAAAATTAAAGTAGATATTTCTTCTGTATAATAGTGAATATGATGCTTCCAACTACTGTAGCAATAATACCACTAATAATCGGATGTTCTAAGATCAATTTCAATATTGTAGAGGAACTAGGCGGTTGAGCTGTATCTTTAGAAGTGCTAATATTACTCCCATTAGAATTAACTATAAAATTATTTTCATTACCATGAACTTCTATCGATACTTTATGTTCTTTCGGTATTTGCCCAATTATATATGACAAAATTTGAAACTTCTCTGTAAAGTCTTTTTCAATTCTCATTAAGTCAATTTTGTTAAGAATGTATTCATTTTCAGGAAAATCTGATACTAGATTTTTCAAGGCGTAAGTAAGATCTTCTATGTTTTGGGTCATTTTTTCGGGGCTACTTATTTCCCATTTTTGAACTTCCTTATTGATTGTACAAGCAATCTCTGCTTCAGGAGTTCCAACAGATTCTTTACATGCAATCTTTGCTTTCTTTTGGATCTCTTCGAGAAGCTCTTTTAGGTTTTTATTTAGAATAGGTAAGCCTTTTTGTAAAGTTATTGTTGCAAAAGGTGCTGTTTCTTCGGCATCTTTCATGAGTTCTGCAGCACGATCACAGTATTTTCTGTAAAAATTAAGCTCATCTTTTTTTGCCTCGAAGTCTAGATTTTCCAGCTTCTGAACGGTTTTTAAAGCATTTGCAAGATTTTCAACAGCTTCAAAAAGAGTTTCTTTGCTCTTAGAACCTTTAATCGCATCTTTAGCTTCTGTCAGATATTTGCCTACCTCTTCTTTTGCTTCTTGTCTTCTGAAAATTATCGAATGAAACGAGCGATAAAAAGGAAGACAAAACTGAGCTGGATTTTCAAATTCATTGGATGATTGTTTAGATGCTTTCTCAAAAAAACTAATTGCATTTTCCAGTTTTTCTTTATAACTTTCCTCGTTTTCTGCCCGGGAGGCCTTGAATATGGAGACTTTTCCAAGAGCATAATTCGCTCGTAAACACACCAAGCTGCTTCGGTCGGAGGTTAATTTAATTAAATCATTCCATGCTTGTTGTTGATCTGGTACTTGAGAAACCATGTAACTAAGGACCCAGACCGCAGTAGGCCTCAGATCATTGCTTTCATCAGCAGCAAATTTTATTAATTCATTCCATGGCTGTTGTTTATCAGGCAAATCAGAATATATATACCTAAGGATTTGAAAAGCCCAATATTTCACATTATCGTCTTGATCAGTGAGGAGTCTAATTAAGTCATTGTATGCCTGTTGCTTATCTGGCACGTCAGAAAATACATCCATTAGAACTTTAGCGGGCCACACTTTCACTTCATCGTCTTGATCAGTGAGGAGTCTAATTAAGTCATTGTATGCCTGTTGCTTATCTGGCACGTCAGAAAATATAGTCGTAAGAGTTTCAGCGGCGTACGTTCTCACATTACGATCTTGATCAGTGATAAGTCTAATTAAGTCATAGTATGCCTGTTGTTTATCTGGCACGTCAGAAAATACATCCATTAGAACTTTAGCGGGCCATGCTTTCACTTCGTCGTTTTGATCAGTGAGGAGTCTAATTAAGTCATTGTATGCCTGTTGCTTATCTGGCACGTCAGAAAATATAGTTTTAAGAATGTAAGAGGCATATGTTCTTACTTTGCGGTTTTGATCAGTGATAAGTCTAATTAAGTCATTGTATGCCTGTTGCTTATCTGGCACGTCAGAAAATACATCCATTAAAACTTTAGCGGGCCAAGATTTCACTTCATCGTCTTGATCAGTGAGGAGTCTAATTAAGTCATTGTATGCCTGTTGCTTATCTGGCACGTCAGAAAATATAGTCGTAAGAGTTTCAGCGGCGCACGTTCTCACATTACGATCTTGATCATTGATAAGTCTAATCAAATCATTGCATATTTTTTGTTTATCTGGCACGTCAGGAAATATAGTTATAAGAGTTTGAGAGGCCCGCGATTTCATGTCATTGTTCTGATTAATGATAAGCCTAATCAAGTCACTGCATGCCTGTCGCTTATCTGACAATTGTGAAAAGTTAGTTAATTGATCTAACGCCTTTATACGTTTTTCTGGATTTTCGCTAAGATATTGAGCATTAATCTCCTCTTGGTCTTTCAACTGCCTGACACCATAAGTCCCGATATAACTTAATACTTAAAACGATTTCTTTTTCTTTTTGGAATTTAATGAGCAATATTTACAAAAAAAGAATTTGAAAAGAATTAAGTTTTTTGTGAAATTCAATTTAATTTTTCTTCCCTGTACCCAATTTTACAGACTTTTACAATCTCTCTTGATGACGTTTTACTATTTTACTGTAAATTTTACCTTTTTTACTTTTACAGTAAAAACATACGTATTTTTACATTTTTCAGTAAAATGTATACATATTTTTACTTTTAATTTGAAACCAATGCTTCCCATTTATTCACTCTTTCCAGAACATGGCTGTTAAAAGTAAATGAGTTATCTGACTTGGCATTCTGCTTCATATAGTGTAAAGTTCCTTTAGAAAATTCTAACTTCTTCCAGTCAACATAAGAAATACTCAGGATTTTTTGCTTTACGTCATAAGAATTAATTCTCTCAATTTCATATTCAGGCTTAACAAAATCTATTTTTTCCTTCTTGTTTGTGAGATAATGGGCTAATTCTCTTACCTTAAGAAAAATAATATAGCTCCATGTGCTTTTTTTCCCTGGTAACTAACCTTTTTATTCAGCACATTGGAGAACTCATTAACAATCTTTCTTATTCTTCCCTTGCCAGTTTATACAATTCTTGAATCCTCAACTCAACAACGTCCATTGCATCTTCAAAGAGCTGCCTGTCGATTTTGATCCCGAAGTATTCCTTGAGTTTTTCTTCTGGAGGCATTGTCGAGCCTGCCGAGAGATACGCGACATAGTTTTTGTTAAAAGCATCTGGCTCTTCCCTGTACTGTTTGAAGAGAGCAAGGGTTATTGCCTTTGAAACCGCGTAGTTGAAGGTATAGTAGTTGCTTGTCAGGTAAATATGGTTGATATAAGTCCATTCTGCGGAATCTTCAGGGTAATAATCAACTGAGCGGCTCCTGTATTCTTTAGAAAAGTCGGTCCAGATAGCATTAAATTCTGCTCCGCTTACCGTTTCTTTTTCTGCGCAGAGCCGGTGTGCTTTATATTCGAATTCCGTAATCAAGGGCTGCCTGGTAAAGAAGTTCTGGTAATCATCGATCTGCTGGGAAAGGACTGCAACTGCGGTATCCCTATCCGAGTTTTCGACAATGTAATCAACAAAGAGCTCTTCATTAAAAGTGGAAGGAATTTCCATTTCGTAGATCGTACCTGTACAGTAAAGATAGTCTACGGAATTGCCCATGAGGTAGAAATTAATGGCATGTCCCATCTCGTGGGTTAAAGTTTTCTGGTCTCTGATAAGGCCGTCATAGTTCATAAAGATCAGAGGCGGAGCTTTCAGTGCGCAGGAATCGGTACAATAACCCCCTGGCTGTTTTCCATGATCAGGGTCAGGATACACATCTATGAAACTGCCAGTTACCATTTTCAAAAAGATTTCTTTGAAATTAGGGTCCATTCTCGAATAGGATTTCTGAACCTCTCGTAGAGCATCTATGTAAGCATATTTCTTCCCAGGCTGGTTCGTCAGCTGCAGAATAAGGTCATATGGTTTGAGCACGTTAAGCCCGAGCTTATTCTTTCTGAACTCATTGTAAGCCTCAAAAACCTCTTTCTTCTGCTTGAAAACAGTATTCATGTCATCAACCTGAGCATGGGTAAGATAGAGGTTATAAAGGCTGTAGTCATAGAAATCCGTATAATTCAACTCTCTGGCAACAAGGTCATCAAGCTGGGCTTTTTTGGAATAGAGGGACGCCATGGAATCGGATTCACTAATCAGGTGGTAGAACCTCTTATCATAACAGTTTTTCCTGTTTTCCCGGCTCGGATCTGTTGATAGTAAAGTACTGTAGGACTGAGAATTGACAGAAAATTTCTCTCCGTTCTCAAGCGTGATTTCTCCCGCCTTTGTAACCGTATTCGTGATTTCGGAAAGTGCTTCAGTTTCCAGTTTCATGCGCTGGTTTTCAAGTTCTGCAAGATATGCAGCCTGGGCCTCATCCCTTGGCTTGTGCTCTATAAATCTCATATAGTTAGCTTCAAGATAGGCCCTGTAAGCCTCAAGTCCGGGTTCTTCGGAAAAGAGCCTGTCCCATTCATCCTTCCCGAGCGAGGTCAATTTTACGGTTGCAAAGGCTGTAGCTTTCTTATATTCAGTAAGCAGATCCTGAACGCTTCCAAGCAGAGAAATAAGAAACGATTCATTCACATTTTTACTGAGTTGAGTGTATGCATAAGTATACAGAACATCAATCGATTTTGAATAAGCTTTTTCGGTTTCTAGATACTCAAGCATAACAGGCCCTGACAATTTTTCAAATTTCGAGCGGAAAGTTTCGTTTATCTCTTTTGGCCCATTTTTTAGTCTATCGAGCTCTTTTGAAGCCTCTTCTCTGCTGCTGAAAAGATATGCATCGTTCCATTCTGTTGGAACCTTACTGGAATCAAGCACTTCGGAAGTATATTCACTTTCTACGTCATTTTTCAATTTCATAAGACCTCTATCCCCTGGTGTAATATCAAAATATTTCTCTGTTATTATTCTTCTATCAGAGTTGATTTAATGACCATTGATTTTGTTAATCTCATTGATTTCTTTAATCTCGTTGGTTCATTAATCTCATTGATTTCTTTAATCTCATTGGTTTCATTAATCTCATTGATTTCTTTAATCTCATTGGTTTCATTAATCTCATTGGTTTCATTAATAATAATAGGCTTTATTTCGGTTGCAACTCGTTTTTATTCCGAAAATCTAAAAATATTTGAGTAAACCTGTCTGTGTAATAGGTTTATTCAGTAGCAGGTTTATTCAGTAACAAGTTTATTCGGTAGCAGATTCATTCAGTAACAGGTTTATTCAGTAACAGGTTTATTCAGTAACAGGTTTATTCAGGCTAAAACTCTTTCTTCGTAATTCAGTACACTATCGATTTCTTTTTCCGGCACCTGTGCCATTTTTTCAGGAACTTTTTTTGAATCGGTCTGAATATGAACTACACGCTGCGGTAAAGGAATCTCTATGCCATTTTCTTCCAGAGTCTGTTTTATATCCCATAGAATTCTGGTTTTTATCCCGAACCACTCATTTACAGGCGCCCAGATCCTTACAGTAATATTTACCGAACTGTCTCCAAGGTCGTTTACAAAAACCGAAGGAGACGGGTTAAGGAGAGCAAAGGGTTCTTTGTCAATAAGGTCTTTGATAAGAAAGATTGCGGCATTAGCATCATCACTATAACGAATCCTGATTGTGTGTTCAAACCTTCGGACAGGATGCTCTACAATATTTGTGATATTTGTTGTAAAGACCTGCTGGTTGGGGATGCGAACAAGAAGTCCGTCATAGGTCCGTATAAGAGTAGAGATTATTCGGATATCTATGACATAACCCGACACATCACTGATTTGAACCTGGTCCCCTATTTTTATGGGCCTTTCGACCATGAGGAAAAACCCCGAAATCAGATTTCCCACAATGTTTTGGCTTGCAAAACCAAGGACAATACCTGCTACTCCTCCTGCCAGCAGGAACCCTGAAGGATTAATTCCTATTAAACGTAGGTTAGAAAAAAACACAGTAGTAAGTATGCCATAGTAAAGAATTTTGATGATAGTCTCACCCGCATCCTTACTGACCTTATCTTTGAGAGACCTGCGCAGATAAAGTGAAAGAATTTTGACAAGGAAGGTTGAAAAAGAAAGAATGAGTATAAACTTTAGCACAGACCCCAGAGTTACGGTACCATCGAAGATAGGCAGGTTGTTGTCAAGGAAATCAAGATCCATAATCAAAATCCCCACCCCATGTAAAATTTAAGGGGTACAAAACCAAGCTTCTGAAGACTATAGACTCCAAAAGCTTCTTTCCTGGATTTAAAATCTTTCAGAGGACTGCTCTTTAGCTCCCCGCTAAGACGCTGCAGCTCAAAACCTGTTTCAGCTGTGTTTCTGTTGAGGACGTCCATACGTGCTCGCATAAAAACATCACCAGCATAGTAAAGTTTCATGCCGTATGCACTGAAAACTACTTTTGAGATCGAAGCCCAATCTGAAGAGGTATTTCGAAGAGTCAGTTCAATAATCCCTTCCTGTAGAGGGTTAGGGGAAGGAGAAATTGAATATATCTGGCTTTTCCAGTGCTTACAGATAACTCCGTTTGAAACCTCTCCATAAAGAGTAAACTTCTGTCTCACCAGGCTCAGCACATCAAGAAGCTGAAGATTTTTTTCTCCTTTATCCGCGATAAAAACACCTATCTCTATAGGAAAAGTCAGAAAAATCTTCCTTTTTGCTCCTCCCGCAAGCAACAGGGTTTTCTCAAACTCTATAAGCAGGTTTGGAGTAATTTCTTTAGGAGTGTTTAAGGGCTCTACCGGATTTATAATCAGACACTTTTCATCTCCAAGAATAATTTTCTCTACATTTTCCGTTCCGAGCGTCCTTCTGTATATCCACTGCTTTCCGGTGTTTTCCACGGAAATGGCAATTCCTTCCTGTTCAACTGAAAAAGGGGGATTATAACGGCCGTACATAATATCCCGAAAACTAATACTTTTTAAAGAACTGTTTAAATTTCTTAATATGGATGTATTACATTATAAAAATTTTGCCTTTAAATAACTTTTCTGAATCAAAAGAAACACAGATTAAAAGTCAAGAGAGAAAACAAAGGAGAAAAACAAAGGAGAAAAACAAAGGAGAGAAAACAAAGGAAAGATGGAAAGCTGAAAAAAAGAGAGTTGGAGAAGAAAAGCTGAAAAAAAGAAAGCTGAAGGAAAAGCTGAAAAAAGAGAGTTGGAGAAGAGAAGCAAAAGAAAAGATAAACAGGGATAAAAAAGGATAAAAAGCTTAATGGAATAGGAGACAAAAAGAAAAAGCCTCCAGGAAAAAAGAAAGTCAAACCCATTTCCGTTTCTTAAAATAGATAAACATGCTGACTGCTAGAAGGATCATTGCAAACATTACTGTCGGATAGCCCCAGCGCCAGTTGAGTTCAGGCATGTATTTGAAATTCATTCCGTAAACGCCTGATATGAAAGTAAGGGGAATGAAAATCGTTGCTATGACCGTCAGGACTTCCATAACTTCATTCATCCTGAAGCTTATGCTGGAGAGATAGATATCAACCATTGAAGATAAAATATCCCGGAAATCTTCGACGGTATCTATTACCTGGATGGTATGGTCATAAACATCTCTAAGGTAAACTCTGGTAGTCTCTTTAATAAGATCAGACTCAACCCTCTGCAAACCATTTATCAACTCCCGAAGAGGCCAGATGGATTTACGAAGGGTAATCATATCCCTTTTATACTTTTGAATAGTCTTGAGGGTCTCAGGCCTTGGATGTAATACCAGCCCTTCTTCAAGGTATTCGATTTTATCACCAAAATGCTCAAGGATTAAAAAATAGTTATCGATAACAGCATCAATAAGGCCGTAGGCAAGATAATCCACCCCGCTTTTCCGCAGGCGAGAAGCCGGATTTTTAAACCTCTCTCGCACCATGTCAAAAACGTCCCCCTCCCTTTCCTGAAAGGAGAGGACATAATTAGGGCCGATGATAATGCTTACCTGGTCTACGGTGATCTCTTTATTTTCCTTATCAAAGAAAATCATTTTTAAAACCGAATAAATATATGAATCATAATCTTCAGTCTTGGGCCGCTGCCGTGTATTGAGTACATCTTCAAGGGTAAGAGGATGGATATTGAAATAGCTTCCGAGCTTTCCTATGATATCTACCCTATCCAACCCATCCACATTTATCCAGAAATTGAGATCGGACTTGTCTTTAAATTCCAGACACTCTTCAACCTTCTCCAATTTTCTTTCTACAAGCTTTTCACTGTTATAGGCCAGGACCCGGATTACTACCTTTTCTACCTTCTTTTCTCCAACATGGACAAGTGATCCGGGTGCAAGCCCAATTTGTGATCCTCTTCTTCCAGAAGTCACCATGCTTATTTCTCTGCCTCACCTTCTAATAAAAATAGATTATTCAGTAATTAAACTCCATTGATTTAAGTCTGCGCATGTTTTTTATCTGGATATCCATTTTGAAATTATAACACAGTTTGGAAACACAGTTTGAAGAGTGTTAAAACTTATAGGACTTACATTTAAAAAAGAGCATTTTAAACGCTTGCAGGCAAATTGCAGATAAATATATGTATTATTCGTTGGATATAATAATAAATTAAATATATAAACGTTTTTCCAAAAATTGGGGGAACTGGAAAAATCGTCATTTTTAGGACAAAGATATAGGGAGTGGTTAATTTGGTTGGAACTGAAATTACGAATAGTTTTATCAATATAATTGATCAGTTTATTGCATTCATTCCTACTTTAGTGGCGATAATCATACTGATTATCGTAGGAAAAATAGTAGGAACTTTTCTTGGAAAGCTCGGGGCAAGGTTTCTGGATAAGATCGGACTCGATGACCTTGTCGATAAAACCATCATTGGTGGAATGATAAAACGAGCGCAGATGAGTACAGTAGGTTTTTTTGATGCCGTAATCAGGTGGTTCATCTACATCGTCTTTGCTATGATCATTCTGGACCTGCTGAACATTGAGGTGGTGAATAATTTCATCAGTATGATCATACTCTATATTCCACTCATGGTATCCGCTTTCATAGTGCTACTTGTTGGTTTATTGGTAGTGGACTTT harbors:
- a CDS encoding mechanosensitive ion channel family protein — its product is MDLDFLDNNLPIFDGTVTLGSVLKFILILSFSTFLVKILSLYLRRSLKDKVSKDAGETIIKILYYGILTTVFFSNLRLIGINPSGFLLAGGVAGIVLGFASQNIVGNLISGFFLMVERPIKIGDQVQISDVSGYVIDIRIISTLIRTYDGLLVRIPNQQVFTTNITNIVEHPVRRFEHTIRIRYSDDANAAIFLIKDLIDKEPFALLNPSPSVFVNDLGDSSVNITVRIWAPVNEWFGIKTRILWDIKQTLEENGIEIPLPQRVVHIQTDSKKVPEKMAQVPEKEIDSVLNYEERVLA
- a CDS encoding class I SAM-dependent methyltransferase, with product MVESPIFEIFDGLPRQGPGNNKCTEKAFNLLSPLPAGTKILDIGCGVGMQTIHLAKICNDCHITATDIYQPFLDKLMENAVKEGLDDRITTVCASMDDLPFEAGEFDIIWSEGSIFVIGFEKGLSYWKQFLKDEGYIALTESTWFTDEPSSEVLQFWQDCYPDIKSIPDTEKVIMAAGYDLIDRFKLPASTWYDFYSNLEKRVDDISDNYKGNTDAETILSFNRKEIKIFREHPDEYGYTFFILQKNTNK
- a CDS encoding M3 family oligoendopeptidase, with the translated sequence MKLKNDVESEYTSEVLDSSKVPTEWNDAYLFSSREEASKELDRLKNGPKEINETFRSKFEKLSGPVMLEYLETEKAYSKSIDVLYTYAYTQLSKNVNESFLISLLGSVQDLLTEYKKATAFATVKLTSLGKDEWDRLFSEEPGLEAYRAYLEANYMRFIEHKPRDEAQAAYLAELENQRMKLETEALSEITNTVTKAGEITLENGEKFSVNSQSYSTLLSTDPSRENRKNCYDKRFYHLISESDSMASLYSKKAQLDDLVARELNYTDFYDYSLYNLYLTHAQVDDMNTVFKQKKEVFEAYNEFRKNKLGLNVLKPYDLILQLTNQPGKKYAYIDALREVQKSYSRMDPNFKEIFLKMVTGSFIDVYPDPDHGKQPGGYCTDSCALKAPPLIFMNYDGLIRDQKTLTHEMGHAINFYLMGNSVDYLYCTGTIYEMEIPSTFNEELFVDYIVENSDRDTAVAVLSQQIDDYQNFFTRQPLITEFEYKAHRLCAEKETVSGAEFNAIWTDFSKEYRSRSVDYYPEDSAEWTYINHIYLTSNYYTFNYAVSKAITLALFKQYREEPDAFNKNYVAYLSAGSTMPPEEKLKEYFGIKIDRQLFEDAMDVVELRIQELYKLAREE
- a CDS encoding HD domain-containing protein, with product MNNINMTIRQAIEFGTKAHAEQYDDAGNDYFMAHCWQVYEIVKILYPNDFELQAAALLHDTLEYTDTTYERLAATFGKDVADLILEVTHERKEDDTGWYFPHLRSIRGVVLKFADRASNLSRMEGVWDAEKIETYIKKSKFWQSEDI
- a CDS encoding restriction endonuclease; amino-acid sequence: MIVFSSMYFLRVFKRPEISGSRDINVTLTKIDVMEGEDFENFLKAVFENLGYSVKGTKRTGDQGADLILSKDMIKIAVQVKRYSSKVSNKAVQEVVASKALYKCTEGLVVTNNYFTNSAIELAKANSIGLIDRDELTKIIKEAYT
- the corA gene encoding magnesium/cobalt transporter CorA, with amino-acid sequence MVTSGRRGSQIGLAPGSLVHVGEKKVEKVVIRVLAYNSEKLVERKLEKVEECLEFKDKSDLNFWINVDGLDRVDIIGKLGSYFNIHPLTLEDVLNTRQRPKTEDYDSYIYSVLKMIFFDKENKEITVDQVSIIIGPNYVLSFQEREGDVFDMVRERFKNPASRLRKSGVDYLAYGLIDAVIDNYFLILEHFGDKIEYLEEGLVLHPRPETLKTIQKYKRDMITLRKSIWPLRELINGLQRVESDLIKETTRVYLRDVYDHTIQVIDTVEDFRDILSSMVDIYLSSISFRMNEVMEVLTVIATIFIPLTFISGVYGMNFKYMPELNWRWGYPTVMFAMILLAVSMFIYFKKRKWV
- a CDS encoding HEAT repeat domain-containing protein is translated as MKDQEEINAQYLSENPEKRIKALDQLTNFSQLSDKRQACSDLIRLIINQNNDMKSRASQTLITIFPDVPDKQKICNDLIRLINDQDRNVRTCAAETLTTIFSDVPDKQQAYNDLIRLLTDQDDEVKSWPAKVLMDVFSDVPDKQQAYNDLIRLITDQNRKVRTYASYILKTIFSDVPDKQQAYNDLIRLLTDQNDEVKAWPAKVLMDVFSDVPDKQQAYYDLIRLITDQDRNVRTYAAETLTTIFSDVPDKQQAYNDLIRLLTDQDDEVKVWPAKVLMDVFSDVPDKQQAYNDLIRLLTDQDDNVKYWAFQILRYIYSDLPDKQQPWNELIKFAADESNDLRPTAVWVLSYMVSQVPDQQQAWNDLIKLTSDRSSLVCLRANYALGKVSIFKASRAENEESYKEKLENAISFFEKASKQSSNEFENPAQFCLPFYRSFHSIIFRRQEAKEEVGKYLTEAKDAIKGSKSKETLFEAVENLANALKTVQKLENLDFEAKKDELNFYRKYCDRAAELMKDAEETAPFATITLQKGLPILNKNLKELLEEIQKKAKIACKESVGTPEAEIACTINKEVQKWEISSPEKMTQNIEDLTYALKNLVSDFPENEYILNKIDLMRIEKDFTEKFQILSYIIGQIPKEHKVSIEVHGNENNFIVNSNGSNISTSKDTAQPPSSSTILKLILEHPIISGIIATVVGSIIFTIIQKKYLL
- a CDS encoding DUF432 domain-containing protein, whose amino-acid sequence is MYGRYNPPFSVEQEGIAISVENTGKQWIYRRTLGTENVEKIILGDEKCLIINPVEPLNTPKEITPNLLIEFEKTLLLAGGAKRKIFLTFPIEIGVFIADKGEKNLQLLDVLSLVRQKFTLYGEVSNGVICKHWKSQIYSISPSPNPLQEGIIELTLRNTSSDWASISKVVFSAYGMKLYYAGDVFMRARMDVLNRNTAETGFELQRLSGELKSSPLKDFKSRKEAFGVYSLQKLGFVPLKFYMGWGF